From Gammaproteobacteria bacterium:
CGATCGTGAGGACCGCAACGGCGGCGAGTCGGGACGCGGTGAGGACGGGCTTCATCGGCCAAGCTCCTTCGAGATTCGGGGCGGTACCAAGGCAGGGATGGTATGCGAAAGGATTTGCGTCAGGCCAGCTTTCGGCTCGCGACCTAACGTTCAGCGGGGCGTTCTCCGATCGTTAGCCAGCGCCGCCCGGTAGTCGCGGATCGCCCGGCTGGTCGTCTCCCGGTCCAGGAAGCTCGCGAGCTGCTCGAGATCGATGCCGGGCAGGGCCTCGCTGCGCTCGGTCTGCTCGTAGCGAGTGCCGCGCAGCACGTGCACCTCGATGCGTCCGTCTCGAAAGTACCAGACCTCGGGCACGCCGAGCCTGCGGTACACGCCGAGCTTGTCGAGCCCGCCGTGAGTCCAGACGACCTCGATGGCGAGCTCCGGACGCTCGCGGTTGCCGACCGGGCCGAAGATGTAGCACTCGTCGGGCTCCGCGCCCGCCTCTTCGCGCTTGTCCTTGATCGTCCAGGAGCCCGCGGCCGAGAACTCGACGCCGTGCTCGAGGCACCAGACCTCGACGAGGCGTCCGATCGTCGACTTGATCGACTCGTGCGGCAGCGACGGGCTCATGATCTCGAGCGTTCCTTCGAGATAGGTGATCCGCGGCACCGCCGATTCGTCGCGAATGACGAGCAGCCGCTCGTAGTCCGCCCATGTCGCGCCGTGCAAATGCACGTAATGGTCCTCGCGGGCGCTCCCGGCGGGGAGCAGGCGATCGGCGAGTGCGGCCATGAGTGGATTGTCCTGTGGGAAACGCGTAGTCATGAAGGTCCCAAATCGGGCCGATGACTCCATTTCTAGCGCGACTCGCCGCTCCGTGCCAGTCCGTCTCGACTCGCCCGAGAGCCGTCCCGCACTCCTTGCGGGTGCCGCGACCGTGCACGCGTCAGGCTCGAATAATCTCCACGTGTCGCCCCGAGAGCACCGCAAGAGGCTCGAGGTCCTTCGGATCGGAAGTGACGATGTGGTCTCCGTCCTCGGCGAGCAGCACGAGCGCCGCGTCGACCACGTCGTGCGTGCGCGCAGCGGCCAAGAGCTCGCCGGCGGCTCGCCCCAATCCTGCGTCGAGCGCATGCACGTAGATCCCATCGAGCGCCTTCGCCAACAGCGCTTGACGCGGACCGCGGCCCCGCCAGGTCTCGCGCACCTACT
This genomic window contains:
- a CDS encoding Uma2 family endonuclease, with the protein product MAALADRLLPAGSAREDHYVHLHGATWADYERLLVIRDESAVPRITYLEGTLEIMSPSLPHESIKSTIGRLVEVWCLEHGVEFSAAGSWTIKDKREEAGAEPDECYIFGPVGNRERPELAIEVVWTHGGLDKLGVYRRLGVPEVWYFRDGRIEVHVLRGTRYEQTERSEALPGIDLEQLASFLDRETTSRAIRDYRAALANDRRTPR